Below is a genomic region from Drosophila kikkawai strain 14028-0561.14 chromosome X, DkikHiC1v2, whole genome shotgun sequence.
CAGAGCCTGAACTTTGGCAAGCACGAATCCTATGCCGCCTGGCAGCTGTCCGGCGGTTACCAGAGACGGCTCTGCGTGGCCATTGCCTTTATAGCCTCGCCGAGTGTGGTTATCCTGGATGAGCCCTGTAACGGAGTGGATGCCAAGGCGCGCAAGGACATCTGGCAGCTGATCGAGCGTCTCAGACAGGGACGAGCGGTGATCTTTGCCACACACTTCCTGGACGAGGCCAAGTACCTCAGCGACTCGCTGGTGATCATGCGGAATGTAAGCATTATCTTTTACTAAACTTAGTAAgcggaaattaataaatttattaaaatccagGGCAGCGTCGTGGCCCAGCACAGTCGCGAGTCCCTTCAGCAGCTCTGTACTGCCACCTACAGCATCAGTGTGCACTGTGTGGATGCCACCACCTTGACCCACATTGTTCAGCAGGCCCAGCACCTGCTGCCCCAGAGCCAGGTGCTCCGTTTGGGGGCCGGCGATCATCCCCACAGTGTGACCATACAGACCAGCTATGCTGAGCATCTGACACCCGGTGCCGTGGAGTTTCTGCAACTGTTGCAATCCCAGGAGGTAATTGGCTCCATTAGCGACGTGGAgctggccagcagcaacagtctGGAGCAGGAGTTTGAGCAGCTAAACAAGAagaacggcggcggcggcggtgagGAGGTACGACGAGTTCAGGTCAGCGACAGAAACGGAGGCGTGGCCAGACCTGTAGAGACTACAACCACGGAGGAGCCCCCCTCCAGCTGCGCCCAGTTTAAACTCCTGATGGGCAAAAGACTCAAGCATCTGTCTCGCAACTACCGCCTGCTGCTCTAcgtcctgctgctgcccgcTCTCTTCGAGCTCTGCGCCATGTGGTTCGTCAGCTATCGCCTGGAGGATGACTTCGACACTGTCCTGCCCTTGAGTAGATCTCTCTATCCCAAGACAGCGCAATTCCTGTCCCAAGAGCAGCCCAACCGCTTCGCCGGGAAACTGCAACCCCATCTAAAAACCAGCTGCGAGGATCAGGGCGAGTGCCGGGAGTTCAACAGCTCGGAGCAGCCCTACAACTGGATCCTAGAGACTAACCACGAGTACCGGGAGAGAAGATACGGTGGCTACAGCATGAATGGCACGGGAGCTACGGTCTGGTATAACAACAAGGGCTACCATGCCATGGTGGCCTGGCTGAATGATCTCAACTCGGACCTGCTCCGCACCACGCTCAACGACTCGGAGTACAGCATACTGACCCTCAATGAACCCTGGAAACTGGGCTTTGCCGAGCTAAGCACCAGCTCCATTCTCCGTCAGGCGGCCGACTCCTGCTTCGTGTTCATCCTGCTGATAGCCTTCGGTCTGGTGGTGGCTGCCGGCTCTGTGTACCTGGTCAATGAGCGTGAGAATGGCGAGAAGCTGCAGCAGCGGTTGTGCGGAGTGAGTGCTGTGACCTACTGGCTAGTGGCCTTCGTCTGGGATTACCTGGTGATGGTCCTGGCCCTGATTGTCTGCCTGGCCGTGGTCTTTGTGTTTGGCATGCCCGTGTTTGTGGATCGCCAGCAGTTGGTGGGCATTGTTGGCCTTTCCCTAGCCTTCAGGTGAGTCTGGAGAGGATTATTCTTCATAGAAAGTATATAAGATTTCATATCTCTTAGCTTTGCCTGCGTGCCCGCCGTGCATGTGGCCGAGAAACTGTTCAGCGACTCGAGCATTGCTATTGTCACCATCTTCTGTGCCAATCTGATTATCCCCCTGGTCACCATGGGCATCATTCTCATCCTGGGCGTTGTGGGCGAGGGTCCGGCTTGGGATAACTGGCGCCATGCCCTCAACCAGGCCTTCCTCGTCTTCCCACAACATGCTCTGGGCGATGGCCTCCTGGAGCTGTGCAAGAACTACATGGTGGCCCTGGTCTTCCGGCGCTACGACATTGACTCGTACAAGCATCCCCTGGCCAGCGACCTGCTCGCACGCCACTTTACGGGTCTTGTGCTGGTGGGTTTGGTCTTTCTGGTTCTCAATGTGCTCATCGAATGGCACCTGCTCCGCCGGCTCTGGCAGCGCGTGGAGCGCCTGCTTGACTGCCACTACCGTCAGGAGCTGGACAAGCTGGGCCAGTTGAAGCTGGTCAATATCCAGAGCATCTTCAAGAGCTGCGTGGCCGCCGGGGAGGCAGTGAGAGCAGAGAACTTATGGCTGGCCTACAGCCGTGGCCGATACGCCGTGCGCCAGGTGCACTTCAGTGTCCAGCGCGGCGAATGCTTCGGTTTGCTGGGCAAAAATGGGGCAGGAAAGTCCACGATATTCAAGCTGCTGACGGGACAGTTGCAGCCAAATGTGGGGCACATATACTTCGAGCAGGTGCGTCCGaatactattttttattaattcttttatctAAAATTCTGTTTCCCTCCTTCAGCCCGGCGTCTCCTACTGCCCGCAGAGCAATCCCCTGGACCCCCTGCTCACGGTCAGCGAATGCATACGGTTCTATGGCCGCCTGCGTGGCATTCGGCAGGTGGATCAGTTTCTGGACCGAATGCTGGACACCTATGAGCTGCGCCCCTACAAAGAGGTTAAGGTGCGCAACCTTAGTGGCGGCAACAGGCGCAAGCTAACGGTGGCCGTCACCTGCTGCGGCGCCACGCCCACCGTTCTGCTGGACGAGCCCACCAGTGACATGGATCCGGTGACCCGGGATTTGGTCTATGTCACCATTGAGAAGCTGCTGCTATCCCGCCGCGCTGTGGTGCTCACCTCGCACTCGGTGTCGGAGATTGAGCATTTGTGCCAGCGTGTGGCGGTGCTCCGCTCTGGTCAGGTGATTGCCAGCGACACACCCGAGCGGCTGAAGGCCGCGCACGGTGGCTACTATGCAGTGAGCTGCTTCTGCGGCCCCGCTCAACAGGCTTTGCTGGCCAGGAGCCTGGGCCAGAGGCTGACGAGCATTAGAGACCTGCAGCACTATGGGCACAGCCTGCGCTTTCTGGTGAGGATTCGGGCACCGGGCAGCCCGGCCACACCGGATCAGCCACTCCTGTCGGAGCTCTTTGTGGTCCTGCGGGAGCTGTGCCTGGACGTGGGACGCTTTTCGTTGAGTCGCTGTCGTTTCGAGACTGTCTTTGAGAGGATCCTTGACAGCTGCGAGGCGAACGGAGCGTCTGCAGCGAATGGAGTCAACGGAAAAGTGCACCAAGAGGCGAGGGAGGATCTGCCGGCCAAGTCGGCTGCAGTTAGTGGCACCCTAGAAACGGGCTACGTTCACTGCGGCTACGAGGAGACGAGAACCTAAAGGATAATGAAGCTGCAGATCTGTGTTTTTAGTTCCTGCGaactttgttttatatatattttgaaaatgtcGAGCACACGACACCGGGTTAAAGGAATATTGCCGATCTATATATTGTTGCCTTTACATTAAGTAATCTTTGATCTTGGGTCGCTGGAATAGTTAGCATATGTACTATATAATATTGTAAATGGAGTTCGGATCAGGGGTGAGAGTGTACTTTCATTTTAGGCTGACagaattttgaattaataCTTAGCTTTCACACCAAATGAGACAACAAaatgtgtatatttttagtagattttaatttatacattttaaaacaattaaaaattttttttaataagctAAGGGTTCTTTTAAGCAATCCCTTAGCAAACCTTTCAATTTCCAAACCGAATTCCattttaaacactttttttttaactgtaTAATAGTTAGGCAAGTTGTTTATTTGTGATAAGATCGGTTTTGGCCAGTCCAAAGTCCAGGCTCGATCCAGTGATATATAAGTTTGTCCTCACTAAATTCCGGGTGTAAGAATATATGTTCCCCTTTCCCCCTTTCACACCGACAAACCCCTCAATAGCTTTAATATGTAATTATGTCTGTaccgtgtatgtgtgtatgaaATTCAGGACCAAACttagatgtatatatatatatgtatttgtatgCCCAGGCCATGATCCTTATAGGATCAggcacacatttttttttatatgtatatttcaatttgataataaataaaatttaaatatgaatgGAAGAAAGGGTAAagccatttatttatagagaaattaatggaaaatataaaaaataaattataaaatacttaaaaagcaaaaatcaCTCCGAATGTTTAATCAAAAGCAAAACCCAAATTCAATCAGCAAATAATGTGCTTAAAAGTGCGCTGCAATTCCGCATTTTAAGCGACTAAATCAGCTTATTGGCCAGAtgcaattattaaattataaacgaAAAGTGCGAAAAAGTGAATCTCCGACGTATTTAATTAAGCTCTCAGAAATGGCAGCGGAAATGGGCGGGGGCGGGGGCGGGGCAAAGAGTGCACAGAGAGCCGGGTCAAAAGCCAAAAAGTAATTAAGCCAAAATGGTGTAACATTAACTAAAACGTGACACCACCAGTCTCGTTATCAGCGCTTGGCACTTTAAAGTCTTTGAAgtacttatttttttagattttcaacttttttttgCTTCTATTTTGAACTGGGAAAAAGCTGAAAAGATTTGCCGTTGGCCAAAgtgcttttaaaaatttgactTTCCTTTCCCGTTCCCGATTTTTCCCCGCTTTTccagggtgtgtgtgtgtgttcttttCAGTAGTCTTTGCCGGTCAattcaacacacacaaaaagtaAGAGAGCTGTAGTCTGTACTCGACTATGATTGACCATAGGATACCCGTTAGATAATGTTTACAgggttaaatttaaatatattttgaattttaatattatatcaagaaagaaagctaacttttgTAAGTCGAAAattatatacccttgcagttttccATTGGATTATGcgatggaaatggaaaatcttGCATAACTAATCTAAAATATcacttatatattattattaggttgatgaatttgtttacatagtttaaaatatactaaactatgttgatttttattaaaattttgtttttattttaaaaaataacgaaaTATTTGTTGGactttttttcaatatatattttttttatttaagattttatataataaaatgtaataaaaattattcaaaatttaattgttctttatttttaaaaaatgtttataattataatagtcccctttataaaatttaaataaattgattacATATTTAgcaggatttttttttattatattatatttctgtgcttgtttttattagataaataaattggagaacgtatttaaaatttttttttaaatcaccatttatttagaattattttaaatttaaaaaaaaatgtattaaactgatatttatttactaattatatttaattatttttcttacatattacgatttttaaattgttttaaataacaatttatataCTCTTTCGAGCCTGAGATCCCTTCTCCTGCCAGCTAAATACATTTTCCGttgcctttaatttataatacccTTTTTATCCCTTTGGATATGGGATATAAAAAATGCGgctattttttcttcttttttttgcgaaaggattaaattaaattccatttGGTTTGTGCTGAAAACTTAACGAACGCaggtaaaaattaaatcagcGAAAAATCAACATAATTAAAAGAGTTTCGTACGCATTCGCCGTGCTTTTATTTGCCCATTTCACACACATTCGCTCGTTGTAtcattttcccgcttttccatTCTCCCggctttccattttccatttccattttctagAAAGCGAACCAATGCATagccaaattaaaaaaaaaaagagaaaaactgtttgttatttttcggGATTTCCGCCTTGGAAAATCCATTCAAAGACAacgcttgcatttatttggCTTAAACAGCAACGGATAACTCATTTAGACACAAAATAAACGGCCAAAGGTGCTGTTAAAATAAAG
It encodes:
- the ldd gene encoding glucosylceramide transporter ABCA12 isoform X1, whose translation is MGMHVNGREVRELLRKDLIVRWRQKVLSLILLAWPVLIFMLLYLIRLKYGSEQVQACQYPTRLLPTKNQVVPAAFSYICSIENRCQRAQPYEEYSRWKEAPLHSVIDVVNAFVTDEQLRKAVVELADKANFVSAITTLITSDRLDIIRSNISEIISLVPEIERRMNYSFDIKHLFSNRDTFVKLGILLCGHPFPSTDTIPLINEILESEDFSEADKDVELEAMPSRHRSRRHLTDTLPIDWRPTKYCKQLYRDVTSTNQGKLTWNTIKPIIQGKILYYPDNEITKNVVKFSNASFEELDNMKQLSRAAATILTKLHTNTTFQEAFDSLLKLARSPLVKSLVGEDFDIGEIERVFQYIRTNQLIHDILNTVADLMDCVSADRFEAVDSLEGLQRRAYELNQNKLFLAALNLEDVGLKQSSYRLHMDTDNTQPTFENRNRFWFPGPADSMVIDLKYHRGFVQLKQMVDLGIIKAKRDEAGILPEEEESDAKTSTPSFTIKAINSDDDDDFDDEEDFDSSESNTKKALTDTKDETTLSPISEGDDEEEVGLTTEQVITTDQPSLNGQPDLMLLKDQDVLKRTKRQGFLDFLGGLGGSKDKKAKFQVDDMQFYTKQFPYPAFLNDVFKRGLYLAQGVQVAYLLGLVVAVALCVRERIWMRESRNSMLMRSMGLKAHSELVAWSLMSLMELCVIFMLISAVLYSGGILAYTNWFFVMFYCLCFGICLISFCYMCSNFFNSANIGAVATALLFFITLCPFIIVLMFDAKLSVFESFLIDLSFTTAFAKGFGEIMRMELQQEGLTMGHLIASGPARSECAMAFLMFLLDFLLYAVIGLAYQRYKKTNYSFVKVARSQLDDKLGASMANVTKLYGSKCALSNLTLDFPRNQVSCLLGRNGAGKSTLIKLLTGQIRQSSGKVLLAGEHQVGVCWQDNILIPTLTAREHLQLYAQIKMSAEREENAGAEEIRTEVARTLQSLNFGKHESYAAWQLSGGYQRRLCVAIAFIASPSVVILDEPCNGVDAKARKDIWQLIERLRQGRAVIFATHFLDEAKYLSDSLVIMRNGSVVAQHSRESLQQLCTATYSISVHCVDATTLTHIVQQAQHLLPQSQVLRLGAGDHPHSVTIQTSYAEHLTPGAVEFLQLLQSQEVIGSISDVELASSNSLEQEFEQLNKKNGGGGGEEVRRVQVSDRNGGVARPVETTTTEEPPSSCAQFKLLMGKRLKHLSRNYRLLLYVLLLPALFELCAMWFVSYRLEDDFDTVLPLSRSLYPKTAQFLSQEQPNRFAGKLQPHLKTSCEDQGECREFNSSEQPYNWILETNHEYRERRYGGYSMNGTGATVWYNNKGYHAMVAWLNDLNSDLLRTTLNDSEYSILTLNEPWKLGFAELSTSSILRQAADSCFVFILLIAFGLVVAAGSVYLVNERENGEKLQQRLCGVSAVTYWLVAFVWDYLVMVLALIVCLAVVFVFGMPVFVDRQQLVGIVGLSLAFSFACVPAVHVAEKLFSDSSIAIVTIFCANLIIPLVTMGIILILGVVGEGPAWDNWRHALNQAFLVFPQHALGDGLLELCKNYMVALVFRRYDIDSYKHPLASDLLARHFTGLVLVGLVFLVLNVLIEWHLLRRLWQRVERLLDCHYRQELDKLGQLKLVNIQSIFKSCVAAGEAVRAENLWLAYSRGRYAVRQVHFSVQRGECFGLLGKNGAGKSTIFKLLTGQLQPNVGHIYFEQPGVSYCPQSNPLDPLLTVSECIRFYGRLRGIRQVDQFLDRMLDTYELRPYKEVKVRNLSGGNRRKLTVAVTCCGATPTVLLDEPTSDMDPVTRDLVYVTIEKLLLSRRAVVLTSHSVSEIEHLCQRVAVLRSGQVIASDTPERLKAAHGGYYAVSCFCGPAQQALLARSLGQRLTSIRDLQHYGHSLRFLVRIRAPGSPATPDQPLLSELFVVLRELCLDVGRFSLSRCRFETVFERILDSCEANGASAANGVNGKVHQEAREDLPAKSAAVSGTLETGYVHCGYEETRT
- the ldd gene encoding glucosylceramide transporter ABCA12 isoform X2 gives rise to the protein MGMHVNGREVRELLRKDLIVRWRQKVLSLILLAWPVLIFMLLYLIRLKYGSEQVQACQYPTRLLPTKNQVVPAAFSYICSIENRCQRAQPYEEYSRWKEAPLHSVIDVVNAFVTDEQLRKAVVELADKANFVSAITTLITSDRLDIIRSNISEIISLVPEIERRMNYSFDIKHLFSNRDTFVKLGILLCGHPFPSTDTIPLINEILESEDFSEADKDVELEAMPTKYCKQLYRDVTSTNQGKLTWNTIKPIIQGKILYYPDNEITKNVVKFSNASFEELDNMKQLSRAAATILTKLHTNTTFQEAFDSLLKLARSPLVKSLVGEDFDIGEIERVFQYIRTNQLIHDILNTVADLMDCVSADRFEAVDSLEGLQRRAYELNQNKLFLAALNLEDVGLKQSSYRLHMDTDNTQPTFENRNRFWFPGPADSMVIDLKYHRGFVQLKQMVDLGIIKAKRDEAGILPEEEESDAKTSTPSFTIKAINSDDDDDFDDEEDFDSSESNTKKALTDTKDETTLSPISEGDDEEEVGLTTEQVITTDQPSLNGQPDLMLLKDQDVLKRTKRQGFLDFLGGLGGSKDKKAKFQVDDMQFYTKQFPYPAFLNDVFKRGLYLAQGVQVAYLLGLVVAVALCVRERIWMRESRNSMLMRSMGLKAHSELVAWSLMSLMELCVIFMLISAVLYSGGILAYTNWFFVMFYCLCFGICLISFCYMCSNFFNSANIGAVATALLFFITLCPFIIVLMFDAKLSVFESFLIDLSFTTAFAKGFGEIMRMELQQEGLTMGHLIASGPARSECAMAFLMFLLDFLLYAVIGLAYQRYKKTNYSFVKVARSQLDDKLGASMANVTKLYGSKCALSNLTLDFPRNQVSCLLGRNGAGKSTLIKLLTGQIRQSSGKVLLAGEHQVGVCWQDNILIPTLTAREHLQLYAQIKMSAEREENAGAEEIRTEVARTLQSLNFGKHESYAAWQLSGGYQRRLCVAIAFIASPSVVILDEPCNGVDAKARKDIWQLIERLRQGRAVIFATHFLDEAKYLSDSLVIMRNGSVVAQHSRESLQQLCTATYSISVHCVDATTLTHIVQQAQHLLPQSQVLRLGAGDHPHSVTIQTSYAEHLTPGAVEFLQLLQSQEVIGSISDVELASSNSLEQEFEQLNKKNGGGGGEEVRRVQVSDRNGGVARPVETTTTEEPPSSCAQFKLLMGKRLKHLSRNYRLLLYVLLLPALFELCAMWFVSYRLEDDFDTVLPLSRSLYPKTAQFLSQEQPNRFAGKLQPHLKTSCEDQGECREFNSSEQPYNWILETNHEYRERRYGGYSMNGTGATVWYNNKGYHAMVAWLNDLNSDLLRTTLNDSEYSILTLNEPWKLGFAELSTSSILRQAADSCFVFILLIAFGLVVAAGSVYLVNERENGEKLQQRLCGVSAVTYWLVAFVWDYLVMVLALIVCLAVVFVFGMPVFVDRQQLVGIVGLSLAFSFACVPAVHVAEKLFSDSSIAIVTIFCANLIIPLVTMGIILILGVVGEGPAWDNWRHALNQAFLVFPQHALGDGLLELCKNYMVALVFRRYDIDSYKHPLASDLLARHFTGLVLVGLVFLVLNVLIEWHLLRRLWQRVERLLDCHYRQELDKLGQLKLVNIQSIFKSCVAAGEAVRAENLWLAYSRGRYAVRQVHFSVQRGECFGLLGKNGAGKSTIFKLLTGQLQPNVGHIYFEQPGVSYCPQSNPLDPLLTVSECIRFYGRLRGIRQVDQFLDRMLDTYELRPYKEVKVRNLSGGNRRKLTVAVTCCGATPTVLLDEPTSDMDPVTRDLVYVTIEKLLLSRRAVVLTSHSVSEIEHLCQRVAVLRSGQVIASDTPERLKAAHGGYYAVSCFCGPAQQALLARSLGQRLTSIRDLQHYGHSLRFLVRIRAPGSPATPDQPLLSELFVVLRELCLDVGRFSLSRCRFETVFERILDSCEANGASAANGVNGKVHQEAREDLPAKSAAVSGTLETGYVHCGYEETRT